Part of the Streptomyces antimycoticus genome, GACCGACAATGTCGCCACCGACTCCATCACCGACATGGACGGCTTCGACCAGGCCAAGTCGCTCTTCGCCTCCGAGATCGGCGTCTTCGGCGTCGATGTGAAGATCACCGTACTGTGGTGGCTGATCTTCGCCGCCATCGCCACCTGGGTGCTGCTGCGCACCAAGTTCGGCAACTGGATCTTCGCGGCCGGCGGTTCGAAGGAGAGCGCACGGGCCGTGGGCGTACCGGTGAACCTCACCAAGATCGCCCTCTTTATGACGGTGGGCTTCGCGGCCTGGTTCGTCGGCATGCATCTGCTCTTCGAGTACAACACCGTGCAGGCCGGCGAGGGCGTCGGCAACGAGTTCTACTACATCATCGCGGCCGTGATCGGCGGCTGCCTGCTCACCGGCGGCTATGGCTCGGCGATCGGCGCGGTCCTCGGCGCCTTCATCTTCGGCATGGTCAACCAGGGCATCGTCTACGCCAACTGGAACCCCGACTGGTTCAAGTTCTTCGTCGGCGTGATGCTGCTGCTCGCGACCCTCGTCAATCTGTGGGTGCGCCGTCAGGCCGCCAGGAGGTGACCGTCATGGCAACGAAGGACCCCAAGAACAGCCCCGCCGGCGCCGCACCGGCCGATGAGCCGGTGGTCCGGCTGCGGGGCGTGGGCAAGCTCTACGGAAACGTACGCGCCCTGGAGGGCATCGACCTGGCCGTCCGGCCGGGCCGGGTGACCTGCGTGCTCGGCGACAACGGAGCGGGAAAGTCCACCCTGATCAAAATCATCTCGGGGCTGCACCAGCACGACGAGGGCGAATACCTCGTCGATGGCGAGCCGGTGCGGCTGAACAACCCGCGTGACGCCCTGAACCTGGGCATCGCCACCGTCTACCAGGACCTGGCCACCGTGCCCCTGCTGCCGGTGTGGCGGAACTTCTTCCTCGGCTCCGAGCTGACCCGCGGTCCCTGGCCGGTGCGCCGGCTGGACATCGAGCGGATGAAGAAGATCACCGACGAGGAGCTGTCCGCCATGGGCATCCACCTCGACAACCTGGAACAGCCCATCGGCACCCTCTCCGGCGGCCAGCGGCAGTCCGTGGCCATCGCCCGGGCGGTCCACTTCGGCGCCCGGGTGCTGATCCTGGACGAGCCCACCGCGGCGCTCGGCGTCAAGCAGTCGGGTGTCGTGCTCAAGTACATCGCGGGGGCGCGCGAGCGCGGGCTCGGCGTCATCTTCATCACCCACAACCCGCACCACGCCTATATGGTCGGCGATCACTTCGCGGTGCTGAGGCTCGGCGCCCTGGAGCTGAACGCGGCGCGCGAGGACGTCAGCCTCGAAGAGCTCACCAACCATATGGCCGGCGGCGCCGAACTGGCCGCGCTCAAACATGAGCTGGCCCAGGTCCGCGGCGTCGATGTGGATGAGCTGCCCGAGGAGGTGACCGCCCCTTCCGCCTGACCGGACCTCTTCCCCCCTGACAGGACGCCATCCTCCGGATGCCTTTCTCCTGACAAGACGTCCGAATGTCCTGACGAACTCTTGACGGCCGCCCGCCCGGCCGGTGAAGCTGCCCAAAACAGTACGACGCGGGCACCCCAGCACACCGAGGAGACCCTCTGCCATGACTGCCGACGCCTCCCCCGCACCCGCCCTGGACCGCATCCGGGTCGGCTCGGCCCCCGACTCCTGGGGGGTCTGGTTCCCCGACGACGACCAGCAGGTCCCCTGGCAGCGCTTCCTCGACGAGGTCACGCAGGCCGGCTACCAGTGGATCGAGCTGGGTCCGTACGGCTATCTGCCGACCGACCCGGCCCGGCTCACCGAGGAGACCGGCCGGCGCGGCCTCACCGTATCGGCGGGCACCATCTTCACCTCGCTGCACCGGGGCCCCGAGGTCTGGGACGCCACCTGGGAGCATGTCTCCCAGGTGGCCGAGCTGACCCGGGCGATGAACGCCAAGCACCTGGTGGTCATCCCGTCCTTCTGGCGGGACGACAAGACCGCCGAGCTGATCGAGCCCCCGACGCTCACCGCCGAGCAGTGGCGCCATCTGTCCACCGGGATGGAGCGGCTCGGCCGTGAGGTGCGGGAACGCTTCGGGCTCGACATCGTCGTCCACCCCCATGCCGACACCCATATCGACACCGAGGAGAACGTGGCCCGCTTCCTGGACGCCACCGACTCCGACCTGGTCAGCCTCTGCCTGGACACCGGCCACTACGCCTACTGCGGCGGCGACAGCGTCAAGCTGATCGAGACCTACGGCGAGCGCATCGGCTATCTCCACCTCAAGCAGGTCGACCCGGAGATCCTCGCCGATGTGGTCAAGAACGAGGTGCCGTTCGGCCCCGCCGTCCAGCGCGGCGTCATGTGCGAGCCGCCGAACGGCGTTCCGGAGCTGGGACCGGTCCTGACCGCGGCCCAGAACCTGGATGTGGACCTGTTCGCCATCGTCGAGCAGGACATGTACCCCTGCCCGCCCGACCAGCCCTTCCCCATCGCCGAGCGCACCCGGCGCTTCCTGCGCTCCTGCGGCGCCTGACCTCCCTTTCGCCCCCACGGGCCGCCTTCACCCCCACGGGCCGTCGAACCGTCCAGAGAGCAGAGAGA contains:
- a CDS encoding ABC transporter permease, translating into MTHTATPAAATPPASPAAPPKSRTAERSLARRALARPEIGALVAAIGVYLFFFVAAPTFRQADSFATVLYQASTMGIMALAVSLLMIGGEFDLSAGVAVTSSALTASMLSFQLTANVWVGVIVALLVSLAVGLINGLLLIKTGLPSFLVTLASFLMLQGANLAITKLLTDNVATDSITDMDGFDQAKSLFASEIGVFGVDVKITVLWWLIFAAIATWVLLRTKFGNWIFAAGGSKESARAVGVPVNLTKIALFMTVGFAAWFVGMHLLFEYNTVQAGEGVGNEFYYIIAAVIGGCLLTGGYGSAIGAVLGAFIFGMVNQGIVYANWNPDWFKFFVGVMLLLATLVNLWVRRQAARR
- a CDS encoding ATP-binding cassette domain-containing protein, with amino-acid sequence MATKDPKNSPAGAAPADEPVVRLRGVGKLYGNVRALEGIDLAVRPGRVTCVLGDNGAGKSTLIKIISGLHQHDEGEYLVDGEPVRLNNPRDALNLGIATVYQDLATVPLLPVWRNFFLGSELTRGPWPVRRLDIERMKKITDEELSAMGIHLDNLEQPIGTLSGGQRQSVAIARAVHFGARVLILDEPTAALGVKQSGVVLKYIAGARERGLGVIFITHNPHHAYMVGDHFAVLRLGALELNAAREDVSLEELTNHMAGGAELAALKHELAQVRGVDVDELPEEVTAPSA
- a CDS encoding sugar phosphate isomerase/epimerase family protein, with the translated sequence MTADASPAPALDRIRVGSAPDSWGVWFPDDDQQVPWQRFLDEVTQAGYQWIELGPYGYLPTDPARLTEETGRRGLTVSAGTIFTSLHRGPEVWDATWEHVSQVAELTRAMNAKHLVVIPSFWRDDKTAELIEPPTLTAEQWRHLSTGMERLGREVRERFGLDIVVHPHADTHIDTEENVARFLDATDSDLVSLCLDTGHYAYCGGDSVKLIETYGERIGYLHLKQVDPEILADVVKNEVPFGPAVQRGVMCEPPNGVPELGPVLTAAQNLDVDLFAIVEQDMYPCPPDQPFPIAERTRRFLRSCGA